DNA from Rosa rugosa chromosome 6, drRosRugo1.1, whole genome shotgun sequence:
CAAATCAGAGCATATTTGTATATGGAATGGAATAATAGTCTTACATTCTCATACTGCAATACATTTGTCCTTAAACTGTAAGATTCTGCAACCCAAATTACCTTGATTACTTTTTATCTTTTACCGTTTTGGTGTTTGCTATTTTATTTCAAATGAGGAATCAATGGTGCCCCCTCCATGATCATCATGGGTTTTCATTTTCCTTGTTGTCATCTCAGGTAGAGGATCAAACCAGTCCCCATCTAAACTCCTTTTCCACTCAAGAGTCTACcatgacttcttcttctttttttttggtgcttGTTTGTGGTTTTGGCCATtaaatttttttcataaatagaTGGCTGGTCAAATTAGTCCTGCAAGAAATTTTGTCACTGGTGGGATCTTCATGTTTCTTATGAAAATGCTGATTAACTTCTACGAAACGTACTGCTGATCTAACTTCTGTTTAGTTTGTGAAATGCAGAAGTAGGATCATAGACTTGGGCCTGTCTTTCTTCAAGCATTTTGTCATCCCTTATGACCCTTTTACGAAGACAATTTTGACTCAAAACAAGAAATATATAGACGATGATATCCTAGATCGAACGATTCAAGTTGGAGCTTTAACTCCTCATTTCATCTTTACCTTGATTCACAAGAAAGTTCATTAATTGCTCTCACATCATTCAAGTCAGGGTTTGTCGAAATAAATGATTAATGTGTTTTGGGGATTACTTTTTGCATCACTAGGGTTTTTCTTAGCAAGCTTAGGGTTTGAAGTGTTGGTTATTATTACTAGTAAAAGTTTTTCTAGCTGAACTTGACAAAATGGTTTGCCTAGCATTTGAGCAATGGGGGAAGAAAGCATATTCCACATTTCTCTTGCTAGGCAAATGCTGGCACAGAAAATAAATCAAATTGACAGCAAACTCATCCTTGACCTTTCCTTTGGAAACCAAGAAGCCTCGCAGTGTGGCGGCTCAAATGAATTGCAAGCTAAATTGCCTAACAAACATCTGTAGCAACACTCCACATCAAGTTATGTTGAAACCGGGAAAGTATTCAACCTTATTTTGATCCTTCCTGCCTCTTGATCTGTATAGGTCTTCAGTAATTGTAGCATCTGTCTGAATCTGGGTTTAAGACTGCTAGTTCCTATATGCTTCTAGTAAATATATAGATGAATGTTGCCATTAAAGATGAGCTGCataattttcttcttgtttccGAGTCATCTGGGCTGAGGATTCTCCGGTTGGGCCTTCGGCTTTGATTTATTGTGTTTTACACTTGATTTCCCATTCTAGCCCATTAGGTGGTCTTTGCTCGATCCCATTGGTTCTTCCAGGCCAAGTCTCGCTATGCCTTGTACTCTAGACAGGCCCAAATAAGCAGCCAAGACCCAATCCTTTTATGGCGCACAATCCAGTCGTTCTCGTGTCGTGTCTCTTTTAGGCTCGTTGAGAATTTTgagattttatttttgagtcgaGCTCATTTTCGTTTCGTATTGCACCTCAGCTATCGTTCAATAATCGCGCCATACACGTACTATGCCCATAGCCACGACCTAATCTCCAAAGGCCGAAATCGCCACAATCCATAAGTTCGACTTGCTTAACTCCTCTATTTAtgtttctataaaaaaaaattccgttTTCACTACTTAAGAAGAATTGCATGAATGCAAAGCAAGCCATTAATtatataaaaagaaattatagaAAGATGAACAAGATCAAACATGTTTGCTTATTGTATGCTATATACCGTTAGTGCCAAACATTCATGTAAAACGTCCCATTAATCTCGAGCAGCGGAGCATTTTATTGTGACAGTTTGGTGTGTCACAGGTTTTTGTGTAATTACATTTTTAAGATATACACACCGTTTTAGGCAATATTAATATTTCTACAATACATACATCAATGAACCTAGTTATCATATCCATTATACCAACTCCAACGTAATAGGAAATAGTTTGATTTCTTTGCCTATTTTGGTAAACTAGTTGGTACATCTCATCTCATGATGTCTTTCTTGAAACTTGTATTTGCTCATCTCTTTATTTTTGCAGCTTAAATGGTTTAATTTAGATGAACTGAAGGCAAAACTTGAGATGAGTCGGAATAAACTATCGCCTTAAACCCACTTTTGCTTATATAAGCAGAAATATCTCGTTTCAAATTTAAAAATTCGGATACAGCACGAATGAATCAcataaattaaaattaactaAACGTGTTAGCATTTTTAATCAGAACACGAATCTCAAGAAACGAAAGTTCATTCCTGTTTCAAAAATGTGTTGTTCGGTTTAGTTCGATTTGATTTTCAAAAAAAGTGTACATCTTTCTcaaattaatttctttttttggttatatttcttaatttaatttcttcttAAATGTGAACAAACGTATTaataaaaaggaaagaaaattcaaaaaaagaaataaagacaGAAAACGATAGGTGGCAGCCTCACAAGGCGCCGTAACCCGAGACATTCCCGCTCCCCCGTTACTCTCTTTTCTCGCGCCCTACCCTTGGTTTCTGTTACGAATTCGTTCCCACCCGAGCCTCAGCTTCGGACTCCGAACCTCCCGCTTTAAACCCCCCCCCCTCCCAAAATACAAACACaccaaaactctctctctctctctgtgaaacTGTTCGATCTTTAGCGCAGAAGAAGCCATGGCGGAGCCAGAAGAGATACCAGGGGCGTCGCTCATGGAGAAGATCTACTCCCACCACCGCTCCTCGTCGTCTTCGTCGTCTTCCGACGACGACAAGCCGTCCAAGAAGGCCGATGACGTCAAGCACAAGGCTGAGGAACACGACATGCCGTCCGCTCACGATTCCGTCAAGTCCAACAAATTCAGGATCTTCGGCCGGGAAAAGCCCGTTCATAAGGTCCTCGGCGGTGGCAAACGTACTATATCTATATCTCTCTGACACTTTTCATCTTTCTTTCGCTGTGTTTTTGTATCTGCATTGTTGAATCGTTAAGCGGTGTTGTTGTTTGGTTGATCGGAAAAGATCGGAGATGAACGGAAAGCTAGAATCTGGAGGTTTTGTTTTCGTGATCTAATTAGGAAAAATATGCATGAGAATTTTGAATATATTGTATCAGAAAGATCTCatattgttttgattttgttgtatTCGTGTTGTTTCGATTATCTTGTTGGCGATTATAGTGAGCCTGTTAGGTTGTAGGTTTTCGTATAATTGTAGTGCATTGATCCACATTGTTATGCAATCATGGGGAAGGATTGGATTAGCACATTGTGGCGTATTGAGATATTCTTATGAATTGATTGATGGATTTTCGAGGTTTCGGTAGGCCAATGTAGGTTGGTTGCTTTGTTCTGGCAAGTTTTTTTTTGGTGCTGTGTGAATTGAATTTGAATGGAATAATATCTGTAGTTGTTGTCTTCTCTCGTTTCCTGCTTTGGTGACGTGTGTATTGTGTTCTCTGTTGTATGGTGGTTGTTGTGGAATTGTTTTCCATTTGTCCATTTCTGAACTATGCCCGAGAAGAGAAGAGGGACTCTGAAAGGAAATGCTTTCAATTATGACCTAATATCAATCTTTTATTACAGCTGCTGATGTCCTCCTATGGAGGGACAAGAAAGTATCTGGAAGTGTTCTTGGTGGAGCCACTGTGCTATGGATTTTCTTTGAGTTGCTTGAATACCATTTGATAACTCTGGTCTGCCATATGTTGATACTTTCTCTGGGCGTTTTCTTCCTGTGGTCCAATGCATCCTCCATTATCAACAAGTAAGTTCATTGATCCTCTTGATACTCTCTGTGTTTGTTCTTTGATGTAATATCATATGGCCCTGACTTCACTATGTTGCTGGATCAGGGCTCCACCAGAAATCCCAAAAGTTCAAATTCCGGAGAAGTGTGTCCTTGATCTTGCCTCTGCACTGAGGATTGAACTCAACAAAGGGTTCTATGTTCTCCGGGAAATTGCATCTGGGAGAGATTTGAGGACATTCCTCATTGTAAGTTGATTGTTCCTTCA
Protein-coding regions in this window:
- the LOC133717167 gene encoding reticulon-like protein B5, with the translated sequence MAEPEEIPGASLMEKIYSHHRSSSSSSSSDDDKPSKKADDVKHKAEEHDMPSAHDSVKSNKFRIFGREKPVHKVLGGGKPADVLLWRDKKVSGSVLGGATVLWIFFELLEYHLITLVCHMLILSLGVFFLWSNASSIINKAPPEIPKVQIPEKCVLDLASALRIELNKGFYVLREIASGRDLRTFLIVIVVLWIVSVIGKWFNFLTLFYLSFVLLHTVPVIYEKHDVQIDAFAEKAWIEIKKQYAVFDANVLSKIPKGPVKERKKD